In Sphingomonas sp. SUN019, one genomic interval encodes:
- a CDS encoding glycosyltransferase family 2 protein, protein MSDRRFCVCVPARNEAARLPILLDALAAQTLPGPIAVALCINNSDDDSVAVVAEVSARHAPRLDVRIDECALALDVAHVGTARRRAMDAGLMLVEGRGVLLSTDADCRPPSDWIAANLAAIAEGADIVGGRIVLDDAEPIAPDVVAMRARYDRYWAAVRAIEDAIDPSPHDPPPRHGDHTGASLAIDAVLYQAAGGVPAIACGEDRALVIAAVAAGGRLAHPMAVWTRVSARTVGRAAGGMAMAMAQLSDTIAHGEVPRVTGFDHWRRRATWRRDERARTGVAAMLAREERLPSMPADIELPR, encoded by the coding sequence GTGAGCGACAGGCGATTCTGCGTCTGCGTGCCCGCGCGCAACGAAGCGGCGCGGCTGCCGATCCTGCTCGATGCGCTGGCGGCACAGACGCTCCCGGGGCCGATTGCGGTGGCACTGTGCATCAACAATAGCGACGACGACAGCGTCGCGGTCGTGGCTGAGGTCTCCGCGCGCCACGCGCCGCGACTGGATGTGCGGATCGACGAGTGCGCCCTGGCGCTCGACGTGGCCCATGTGGGAACAGCGCGACGGCGCGCGATGGATGCGGGGTTAATGCTGGTCGAGGGGCGCGGGGTATTGCTGTCGACCGATGCGGATTGCCGTCCGCCGAGCGACTGGATCGCGGCCAACCTGGCGGCGATCGCCGAGGGGGCGGACATCGTCGGTGGACGGATCGTGCTCGACGACGCGGAGCCGATCGCGCCCGATGTCGTGGCGATGCGGGCGCGGTACGATCGTTACTGGGCCGCGGTGCGCGCCATCGAGGATGCGATCGACCCGTCCCCGCATGATCCGCCGCCGCGGCACGGCGATCACACCGGCGCGAGTCTTGCGATCGACGCCGTGCTGTATCAAGCGGCGGGCGGCGTCCCCGCGATCGCGTGTGGCGAGGATCGCGCTCTGGTAATCGCGGCGGTCGCAGCGGGCGGGCGTCTGGCGCACCCGATGGCGGTCTGGACCCGCGTTTCGGCGCGGACCGTGGGGCGCGCGGCTGGGGGGATGGCGATGGCGATGGCGCAGCTGTCCGACACGATCGCGCACGGCGAGGTGCCGCGGGTGACTGGATTTGATCACTGGCGACGGCGCGCAACGTGGAGGCGCGACGAGCGTGCGCGCACCGGCGTCGCTGCGATGCTGGCGCGCGAGGAACGGCTGCCGTCGATGCCCGCGGATATCGAACTGCCGCGATGA
- a CDS encoding nodulation S family protein — translation MSIDRLPSRSLDAAYFDGIFAGNDDPWSLASSDYEAAKFARTIAVLADRCYASALEIGCAHGVLTRKLAPLCTDLLAIDIAAAAIEAARKRCAALPQVRFERMTFPLQTPTITMLDLVVLSEVAYYWSDEDLAECGEWLRDHVAAGGRILLVHFTEETDYPQSGDGATSKLQRLLGDAITVARAERADRYRLDLWARR, via the coding sequence ATGTCCATTGATCGTCTCCCTAGCCGTAGTCTCGACGCCGCTTATTTCGACGGCATTTTTGCTGGAAACGACGATCCGTGGTCCCTCGCCAGCAGCGATTACGAGGCGGCGAAGTTCGCGCGGACGATCGCGGTGCTCGCGGACCGTTGCTATGCGTCGGCGCTGGAGATTGGCTGCGCGCATGGGGTGCTGACGCGGAAGCTGGCGCCGCTATGCACCGATCTGCTCGCGATCGATATCGCTGCTGCGGCGATCGAAGCGGCGCGCAAGCGGTGCGCCGCACTGCCGCAGGTTCGTTTTGAACGGATGACGTTTCCACTTCAGACGCCGACGATCACTATGCTTGACCTCGTCGTGCTGTCCGAAGTGGCCTATTATTGGAGCGACGAGGACTTGGCGGAGTGTGGCGAATGGCTGCGGGACCACGTCGCCGCCGGCGGGCGCATCCTGCTGGTCCATTTCACCGAAGAAACCGATTATCCGCAGAGCGGCGACGGGGCGACGTCCAAATTGCAGCGCCTGCTCGGCGATGCGATAACCGTCGCCCGCGCCGAACGCGCAGACCGTTACCGGCTTGACCTATGGGCACGCCGATGA
- a CDS encoding glycosyltransferase: MNRPIGYYVHHHGVGHRARALAIADRAAGRFTLLGTDLSGRTGPHPFVDLPDDRIDTAFDGADGDASRPEALHYAPIDHGGIRRRVAAITAWIADARPALMVVDVSCDIAMLARLASVSTVCVRLGGRRDDVPHLQAFRAATGIVAPFAAALDDPATPGWVRDKTAYRPGIVTRPAAATIDKGSVLVVVGAGGSSTDGADWARAARALPDRRWSVIGACRGIANAPENLTILGWVDDAAARIARAGVVIGSAGNGVLGIVIAARRPFVCIPEPRPFDEQRSNARGLVAAGAAVACDDVGTADWRALIAAAERIDPAAAAALDDPNGAEHAADYLISLADGGRA, encoded by the coding sequence ATGAATCGACCGATCGGCTATTATGTCCATCATCACGGCGTGGGGCATCGCGCGCGCGCGCTGGCAATCGCCGACCGGGCCGCGGGTCGTTTCACGCTGTTGGGGACGGACCTCTCCGGACGCACCGGACCGCACCCGTTCGTCGACCTTCCCGACGACCGGATCGATACCGCGTTCGACGGCGCGGATGGCGATGCGAGCCGGCCCGAGGCGTTGCACTACGCGCCCATCGATCACGGCGGCATTCGACGCCGCGTCGCTGCGATCACCGCGTGGATTGCCGACGCGCGACCCGCGCTGATGGTAGTCGACGTGTCGTGCGACATCGCAATGCTGGCGCGGCTCGCCTCGGTGTCGACGGTCTGCGTGCGACTTGGCGGCCGGCGCGACGATGTGCCGCATCTGCAGGCGTTCCGCGCCGCGACCGGTATCGTCGCGCCGTTCGCCGCGGCGCTGGACGATCCGGCGACGCCGGGATGGGTAAGGGACAAGACGGCGTATCGTCCGGGTATCGTGACCCGGCCCGCTGCGGCGACGATCGATAAGGGATCGGTGCTGGTCGTCGTCGGCGCGGGCGGATCGTCGACCGATGGTGCGGACTGGGCGCGGGCGGCGCGGGCGCTGCCCGATCGCCGGTGGAGCGTCATCGGCGCGTGTCGGGGCATCGCCAATGCGCCGGAGAACCTGACGATCCTTGGCTGGGTCGACGATGCGGCGGCGCGGATCGCGCGCGCAGGCGTCGTGATCGGCAGCGCGGGCAACGGCGTCCTCGGCATCGTGATCGCCGCGCGCCGACCGTTCGTGTGCATCCCCGAGCCGCGCCCGTTCGATGAGCAGCGATCGAATGCGCGCGGTCTGGTCGCGGCGGGTGCAGCGGTGGCGTGCGATGATGTTGGAACTGCGGACTGGCGCGCGCTGATCGCCGCCGCGGAGCGGATCGACCCTGCCGCCGCGGCGGCGCTGGACGATCCGAATGGTGCCGAACATGCCGCCGACTATCTGATCTCGCTCGCCGACGGCGGTCGCGCATGA
- a CDS encoding PIG-L deacetylase family protein, with amino-acid sequence MVIAQSLAKSRFATARWLVLAPHADDETLGAGALVAETAAAGRLAGIVYLTDGAASHPGGGGRLARLRRREAGLAMRRLGVAATPVFLGWPDAHPHRPDSAAWRSTVRALAALIRSRRVDAVAVTGAEERHCDHAAFQAIASAAVRAARRSVALFEYRVWSDPALRHARRTLRTCAMPPGMRRHALMAHRSQTSAAFGPGFRVARAAWRMPATDVLHLNGAHHVH; translated from the coding sequence ATGGTGATCGCGCAATCGCTGGCGAAAAGCCGTTTTGCCACCGCCCGGTGGCTGGTGCTGGCACCGCATGCCGATGACGAGACGCTGGGCGCGGGGGCGCTGGTCGCGGAAACCGCGGCGGCGGGGCGGCTGGCGGGAATCGTCTATCTTACCGACGGCGCGGCGTCGCATCCCGGCGGCGGCGGGCGGCTCGCGCGGTTGCGGCGGCGAGAGGCGGGGCTGGCGATGCGCCGGTTGGGCGTCGCGGCGACGCCGGTCTTTCTCGGCTGGCCCGACGCGCATCCGCATCGCCCGGACAGCGCGGCGTGGCGCTCGACCGTCCGCGCGCTGGCGGCGCTGATCCGGTCGCGCCGGGTCGATGCGGTGGCGGTCACTGGCGCGGAGGAGCGGCATTGCGACCATGCGGCATTCCAGGCGATCGCCAGCGCAGCGGTGCGCGCCGCGCGGCGATCGGTAGCGCTGTTCGAGTACCGGGTGTGGAGCGACCCGGCGCTGCGCCATGCGCGCCGGACGCTGCGGACGTGCGCGATGCCGCCGGGCATGCGCCGCCACGCCCTGATGGCGCATCGCAGCCAGACCAGCGCGGCGTTCGGCCCCGGCTTTCGCGTCGCGCGCGCCGCATGGCGGATGCCCGCGACCGACGTCCTCCACCTGAACGGAGCGCACCATGTCCATTGA
- a CDS encoding acyl-CoA dehydrogenase family protein, with protein MTGPLVPLHDDPLVADLARLGTGYDDVPAYPADSIAVLARAGLLRRFAPVAAAGEAFADADARHRAMFDALRRVGRGDLSVGRLFEGHVNALALFDWYATPDQNAWLADALDRDAVFGVWATEPAPGVALVEDAAGRRLHGAKSFASGAGGIAYAVITVRPATGDRRLAIVAADDATRTDASGWRVRGMRASMSGLYDLTGYPIDDRALLGAPGDYDREPRFTSGAWRFTAVQLGGIEALLAETRAMLSDKARSDPLTRAAFGHAIVATRTGWLWVREAAIRAAREDCDAASFARMTRGVVERAGLDAMEYATRLIGTRSAFAGQRVDKIIRDLSLYLRQAGPDQVRDAAVRDWIDRDCWGDDPLW; from the coding sequence ATGACTGGACCTTTGGTGCCGTTACATGACGATCCTTTGGTTGCCGATCTTGCGCGGCTCGGCACCGGGTATGACGACGTGCCCGCCTATCCCGCCGACAGCATCGCGGTGCTGGCGCGCGCTGGATTGCTGCGGCGGTTCGCGCCGGTGGCGGCGGCAGGAGAGGCGTTCGCCGATGCGGACGCGCGGCATCGCGCGATGTTCGACGCGTTGCGCCGCGTCGGTCGCGGCGACCTGAGCGTCGGACGACTGTTCGAGGGCCACGTCAACGCGCTGGCGCTGTTCGACTGGTATGCGACGCCGGACCAGAATGCGTGGCTGGCGGATGCGCTGGACCGGGATGCGGTGTTCGGCGTGTGGGCGACCGAACCCGCGCCGGGCGTCGCGCTGGTCGAGGATGCGGCCGGGCGCAGGCTGCACGGCGCGAAGAGTTTCGCCAGCGGTGCGGGCGGCATCGCCTATGCCGTCATCACCGTCCGGCCCGCGACGGGCGACCGGCGGCTCGCCATCGTCGCCGCCGACGATGCGACGCGCACCGACGCGAGCGGATGGCGCGTGCGCGGGATGCGCGCCAGCATGAGCGGGCTGTACGACCTGACCGGTTATCCGATCGACGACCGCGCGCTGTTGGGCGCGCCGGGCGACTACGATCGCGAGCCACGCTTCACCAGCGGCGCCTGGCGCTTCACCGCGGTACAGCTTGGCGGGATCGAGGCGCTGCTCGCCGAAACGCGTGCGATGCTGAGCGATAAGGCGCGGTCCGATCCGCTGACACGCGCCGCCTTCGGTCATGCCATCGTCGCGACGCGCACCGGGTGGCTGTGGGTGCGCGAAGCCGCGATCCGCGCCGCGCGCGAGGATTGCGACGCGGCGTCGTTCGCGCGGATGACGCGCGGCGTGGTCGAGCGCGCCGGTCTGGACGCGATGGAATATGCCACGCGCCTGATCGGCACCCGCAGCGCGTTCGCGGGGCAGCGCGTCGACAAGATCATCCGCGACCTCAGCCTGTATCTGCGTCAGGCCGGACCGGACCAGGTTCGCGACGCCGCGGTGCGCGACTGGATCGATCGCGATTGCTGGGGCGACGATCCATTATGGTGA